One Drosophila subobscura isolate 14011-0131.10 chromosome U, UCBerk_Dsub_1.0, whole genome shotgun sequence DNA window includes the following coding sequences:
- the LOC117901386 gene encoding uncharacterized protein LOC117901386 isoform X6: MRIVYCNALFALLLLQASVIIEARDCVLCNILQHGKERLANIPRISANLSINGGLHISGGLESQSSNQPQAIQFPAREIQYPSLQRSAQRSLQVEAKIEIRHFTEADIEIDAKLKTVELIKKYGFPVETHFVTTEDGYKLCLHRMPRPGAQPILLVHGLMSSSAAFVMLGPSNGLAYILYLQGYDVWMLNTRGNIYSMEHTKKFISMKDYWDFSFHDIGVKDLPPSIDLILERTNYQQIQYIGHSQGSTVFFVMCSELPSYSSKVIIMQALSPPVFMKETRSPVLKFMSFFKGSLAVLFQQLGGYAVSLTTKLIDKFRHHICPANRLTSKICGMFDFVLCGFNWLSFNMTLTPIIIGHGSQGSATKLIHHYAQLHTKLLLHFRRYDYGPTINLIRYKSLSPPSYNLSQTQCKVVLHHGEDDWLASGSDVEKLQERLPNCIESRKVEFKSFSHFDFIISKDVRSLVYDRVVNVVVTNKIERIEPKTRQWSQVQSPNQISYQGDKAQNTLRYPDSDTPVQHTIHIKRQGDLQLGTSFQPSSNKQIQYQRQGQLEISRDSSYNPIIQSQNIPQWSQGQVVNVQPFPNPDNSVQNSIHIKRQGDLQLGTSFQPSSNKQIKYQRQGQLEISKGSYNPSQNIPQWSQGQVVNVQPFPNPDSSVQNSIHIKRQGDLQLGTSFQPSSNKQIQYQRQGHLEISRDSSYNPIIQSQNIPQWSQGQVQDIQPNRNTDNSVQNSIQIEKPIQINHFTEADIETDGKLDTVELIKKYGFPVETHFVTTEDGYKLCLHRMPRPGAQPILLVHGLMSSSAAWVMLGPSNGLAYILYLQGYDVWMLNTRGNIYSREHTNKFISMMDYWDFSFHDIGVKDLPPSIDLILERTNYQQIQYIGHSQGSTVFFVMCSELPSYSSKVIIMQALSPSVFMKDTRSPVLKFMGFFRGPLTMLLVRLGGYAVSITTKLIQQFRHHICPANKITSQICGVFDFVLCGFNWFGFNMTLTPIIVGHSSQGSSTKQIHHYAQLQKKLNFRRYDLGPTRNLIRYKSLSPPSYNLSQTQCKVVLHHGEDDWLSSGSDVANLQERLPNCIESRKVELKFFTHFDFIISKDVRPLVYDRVVNLAVTNK, from the exons ATGCGGATCGTTTACTGTAACGCGCTGTTCGCGCTTCTACTCCTCCAGGCCAGCGTCATCATCGAGGCAAGGGATTGCGTGCTCTGCAATATTCTACAACACGGGAAGGAGCGGCTCGCAAATATTCCTCGAATATCTGCCAACCTCAGCATCAATGGGGGGCTTCACATTTCCGGAGGACTCGAGTCACAGTCCTCCAACCAGCCCCAAGCCATCCAATTTCCTGCACGGGAAATCCAATATCCAAGTTTACAGCGGTCAGCTCAGCGCTCGCTTCAAGTAGAGGCCAAGATTGAAATTAGACACTTCACTGAGGCCGACATTGAAATCGATGCGAAGCTTAAGACG GTTGAGCTCATCAAAAAGTATGGATTCCCAGTAGAGACCCACTTCGTGACCACTGAGGATGGCTACAAGCTGTGTCTGCACCGCATGCCTCGTCCGGGTGCTCAACCCATTTTGCTAGTCCATGGCCTCATGTCCAGCTCAGCTGCCTTTGTGATGTTGGGGCCGTCAAATGGGTTAGCCTACATCCTGTATCTGCAGGGCTACGATGTCTGGATGCTGAACACGCGCGGAAATATTTACTCCATGGAGCACACAAAGAAGTTTATCAGCATGAAGGACTACTGGGACTTCTCCTTCCATGACATTGGTGTTAAAGATCTGCCACCGTCCATCGACTTGATCCTGGAGCGCACGAACTACCAGCAGATTCAGTACATTGGCCACTCCCAGGGATCGACCGTGTTCTTTGTAATGTGCAGCGAACTGCCTAGCTACTCCAGCAAAGTAATCATCATGCAGGCCCTCTCCCCGCCGGTGTTCATGAAGGAGACTCGCAGTCCAGTGCTCAAGTTTATGAGCTTTTTCAAGGGATCTCTGGCG GTACTATTCCAACAACTAGGAGGCTACGCTGTCTCCCTTACCACAAAGCTCATCGACAAGTTTAGGCACCACATCTGCCCGGCCAACAGGCTCACGAGTAAAATTTGCGGAATGTTTGACTTTGTTCTATGTGGCTTCAATTGGTTAAGCTTTAATATG ACTCTGACTCCAATCATCATTGGTCACGGTTCCCAGGGATCCGCCACCAAGCTGATCCACCACTATGCCCAGCTGCACACGAAGCTCTTGCTCCACTTCCGTCGCTACGATTACGGTCCGACCATAAACCTCATTCGCTACAAATCCCTTTCCCCACCATCCTATAACCTGTCGCAGACGCAGTGCAAGGTTGTACTGCATCATGGGGAAGACGATTGGCTGGCATCTGGCTCGGACGTCGAAAAACTTCAGGAACGTTTGCCCAACTGCATCGAGAGTCGGAAAGTGGAATTCAAGAGCTTTTCACACTTCGACTTTATCATATCAAAGGATGTGCGGTCCCTGGTCTACGATCGTGTTGTAAACGTGGTTGTCACCAACAAAATTGAGCGAATTGAGCCAAAAACACGGCAGTGGAGTCAAGTGCAATCACCGAATCAGATCAGTTATCAGGGCGATAAAGCTCAAAACACTCTAAGATATCCCGAC TCAGACACGCCGGTTCAGCACACAATTCACATCAAGCGCCAGGGAGATTTGCAGCTGGGAACATCCTTCCAACCATCTTCGAATAAGCAGATTCAATATCAGAGACAAGGCCAACTTGAAATATCTAGAGACTCCTCCTATAATCCTATAATTCAAAGCCAAAATATTCCGCAGTGGAGTCAAGGTCAAGTTGTAAACGTTCAACCATTTCCTAACCCAGACAATTCGGTTCAGAACTCGATTCACATAAAGCGCCAGGGAGATTTGCAGCTGGGAACATCCTTCCAACCATCTTCGAATAAGCAGATTAAATATCAGAGACAAGGCCAACTTGAAATATCAAAAGGCTCCTATAATCCAAGCCAAAATATACCGCAGTGGAGTCAAGGTCAAGTTGTAAACGTTCAACCATTTCCTAACCCAGACAGTTCGGTTCAGAACTCGATTCATATAAAGCGCCAGGGAGATTTGCAGCTGGGAACATCCTTCCAACCATCTTCGAATAAGCAGATTCAATATCAGAGACAAGGCCACCTTGAAATATCTAGAGACTCCTCCTATAATCCCATAATTCAAAGCCAAAATATACCGCAGTGGAGTCAAGGTCAAGTTCAAGACATTCAACCAAATCGTAACACAGACAATTCGGTTCAGAACTCGATTCAAATAGAGAAACCGATTCAAATTAATCACTTCACTGAGGCTGACATTGAAACCGATGGGAAGCTTGATACG GTTGAGCTCATCAAAAAGTATGGATTTCCTGTGGAGACCCACTTCGTGACCACTGAAGATGGCTACAAGCTGTGCCTGCACCGCATGCCGCGACCAGGTGCTCAGCCCATTTTGCTGGTCCATGGCCTCATGTCCAGCTCAGCTGCCTGGGTGATGTTGGGCCCGTCAAATGGGTTAGCCTACATCCTGTATCTGCAGGGCTACGATGTCTGGATGCTGAACACGCGCGGAAATATTTACTCCAGGGAACATACGAACAAGTTTATCAGTATGATGGACTACTGGGACTTCTCCTTCCATGACATTGGTGTTAAAGATCTGCCACCGTCCATCGACTTGATCCTGGAGCGCACGAACTACCAGCAGATTCAGTACATTGGCCACTCCCAGGGATCGACCGTGTTCTTTGTAATGTGCAGCGAACTGCCTAGCTACTCCAGCAAAGTAATCATCATGCAGGCCCTCTCCCCGTCGGTGTTCATGAAGGACACTCGCAGTCCAGTGCTCAAGTTTATGGGCTTTTTCAGGGGACCTCTCACG ATGCTGCTTGTAAGACTAGGAGGCTACGCTGTCTCCATTACCACAAAGCTCATCCAGCAGTTTAGGCACCACATCTGCCCGGCCAACAAGATCACGAGTCAAATTTGCGGAGTGTTTGACTTTGTCCTATGCGGCTTCAATTGGTTTGGCTTTAATATG ACTCTGACTCCCATCATCGTTGGTCACTCTTCCCAGGGATCCTCCACCAAGCAGATCCACCACTATGCCCAGCTGCAGAAGAAGCTCAACTTCCGTCGCTACGACCTCGGTCCGACTAGAAACCTCATTCGCTACAAATCCCTTTCCCCACCATCCTATAACCTGTCGCAGACGCAGTGCAAGGTTGTACTGCATCATGGAGAAGACGATTGGCTGTCATCTGGCTCGGACGTCGCCAATCTGCAGGAACGTTTGCCCAACTGCATCGAGAGTCGGAAAGTGGAACTCAAGTTCTTTACGCACTTTGACTTTATCATATCTAAGGATGTGCGGCCCCTGGTCTACGATCGTGTTGTAAACTTGGCTGTCACCAACAAATAA
- the LOC117901386 gene encoding uncharacterized protein LOC117901386 isoform X2 — protein MRIVYCNALFALLLLQASVIIEARDCVLCNILQHGKERLANIPRISANLSINGGLHISGGLESQSSNQPQAIQFPAREIQYPSLQRSAQRSLQVEAKIEIRHFTEADIEIDAKLKTVELIKKYGFPVETHFVTTEDGYKLCLHRMPRPGAQPILLVHGLMSSSAAFVMLGPSNGLAYILYLQGYDVWMLNTRGNIYSMEHTKKFISMKDYWDFSFHDIGVKDLPPSIDLILERTNYQQIQYIGHSQGSTVFFVMCSELPSYSSKVIIMQALSPPVFMKETRSPVLKFMSFFKGSLAVLFQQLGGYAVSLTTKLIDKFRHHICPANRLTSKICGMFDFVLCGFNWLSFNMTLTPIIIGHGSQGSATKLIHHYAQLHTKLLLHFRRYDYGPTINLIRYKSLSPPSYNLSQTQCKVVLHHGEDDWLASGSDVEKLQERLPNCIESRKVEFKSFSHFDFIISKDVRSLVYDRVVNVVVTNKIERIEPKTRQWSQVQSPNQISYQGDKAQNTLRYPDSDSSVQHTIHIRRQGDLQLGTNSNKQIQYQRQAQLEISRNSHNPIMQSQNRPQWRQVHSDNQISLDGDEAQNPQGYPESDTPVQHTIHIKRQGDLQLGTSFQPSSNKQIQYQRQGQLEISRDSSYNPIIQSQNIPQWSQGQVVNVQPFPNPDSSVQNSIHIKRQGDLQLGTSFQPSSNKQIQYQRQGHLEISRDSSYNPIIQSQNIPQWSQGQVQDIQPNRNTDNSVQNSIQIEKPIQINHFTEADIETDGKLDTVELIKKYGFPVETHFVTTEDGYKLCLHRMPRPGAQPILLVHGLMSSSAAWVMLGPSNGLAYILYLQGYDVWMLNTRGNIYSREHTNKFISMMDYWDFSFHDIGVKDLPPSIDLILERTNYQQIQYIGHSQGSTVFFVMCSELPSYSSKVIIMQALSPSVFMKDTRSPVLKFMGFFRGPLTMLLVRLGGYAVSITTKLIQQFRHHICPANKITSQICGVFDFVLCGFNWFGFNMTLTPIIVGHSSQGSSTKQIHHYAQLQKKLNFRRYDLGPTRNLIRYKSLSPPSYNLSQTQCKVVLHHGEDDWLSSGSDVANLQERLPNCIESRKVELKFFTHFDFIISKDVRPLVYDRVVNLAVTNK, from the exons ATGCGGATCGTTTACTGTAACGCGCTGTTCGCGCTTCTACTCCTCCAGGCCAGCGTCATCATCGAGGCAAGGGATTGCGTGCTCTGCAATATTCTACAACACGGGAAGGAGCGGCTCGCAAATATTCCTCGAATATCTGCCAACCTCAGCATCAATGGGGGGCTTCACATTTCCGGAGGACTCGAGTCACAGTCCTCCAACCAGCCCCAAGCCATCCAATTTCCTGCACGGGAAATCCAATATCCAAGTTTACAGCGGTCAGCTCAGCGCTCGCTTCAAGTAGAGGCCAAGATTGAAATTAGACACTTCACTGAGGCCGACATTGAAATCGATGCGAAGCTTAAGACG GTTGAGCTCATCAAAAAGTATGGATTCCCAGTAGAGACCCACTTCGTGACCACTGAGGATGGCTACAAGCTGTGTCTGCACCGCATGCCTCGTCCGGGTGCTCAACCCATTTTGCTAGTCCATGGCCTCATGTCCAGCTCAGCTGCCTTTGTGATGTTGGGGCCGTCAAATGGGTTAGCCTACATCCTGTATCTGCAGGGCTACGATGTCTGGATGCTGAACACGCGCGGAAATATTTACTCCATGGAGCACACAAAGAAGTTTATCAGCATGAAGGACTACTGGGACTTCTCCTTCCATGACATTGGTGTTAAAGATCTGCCACCGTCCATCGACTTGATCCTGGAGCGCACGAACTACCAGCAGATTCAGTACATTGGCCACTCCCAGGGATCGACCGTGTTCTTTGTAATGTGCAGCGAACTGCCTAGCTACTCCAGCAAAGTAATCATCATGCAGGCCCTCTCCCCGCCGGTGTTCATGAAGGAGACTCGCAGTCCAGTGCTCAAGTTTATGAGCTTTTTCAAGGGATCTCTGGCG GTACTATTCCAACAACTAGGAGGCTACGCTGTCTCCCTTACCACAAAGCTCATCGACAAGTTTAGGCACCACATCTGCCCGGCCAACAGGCTCACGAGTAAAATTTGCGGAATGTTTGACTTTGTTCTATGTGGCTTCAATTGGTTAAGCTTTAATATG ACTCTGACTCCAATCATCATTGGTCACGGTTCCCAGGGATCCGCCACCAAGCTGATCCACCACTATGCCCAGCTGCACACGAAGCTCTTGCTCCACTTCCGTCGCTACGATTACGGTCCGACCATAAACCTCATTCGCTACAAATCCCTTTCCCCACCATCCTATAACCTGTCGCAGACGCAGTGCAAGGTTGTACTGCATCATGGGGAAGACGATTGGCTGGCATCTGGCTCGGACGTCGAAAAACTTCAGGAACGTTTGCCCAACTGCATCGAGAGTCGGAAAGTGGAATTCAAGAGCTTTTCACACTTCGACTTTATCATATCAAAGGATGTGCGGTCCCTGGTCTACGATCGTGTTGTAAACGTGGTTGTCACCAACAAAATTGAGCGAATTGAGCCAAAAACACGGCAGTGGAGTCAAGTGCAATCACCGAATCAGATCAGTTATCAGGGCGATAAAGCTCAAAACACTCTAAGATATCCCGACTCAGACAGCTCAGTTCAGCACACGATTCATATAAGGCGCCAGGGAGATTTGCAGCTGGGAACTAATTCGAATAAGCAGATTCAATATCAGAGACAAGCCCAACTTGAAATATCTAGAAACTCCCATAATCCAATAATGCAAAGCCAAAATAGACCGCAGTGGAGGCAAGTGCATTCAGATAATCAGATCAGTTTGGATGGCGATGAAGCTCAAAACCCTCAAGGATATCCCGAGTCAGACACGCCGGTTCAGCACACAATTCACATCAAGCGCCAGGGAGATTTGCAGCTGGGAACATCCTTCCAACCATCTTCGAATAAGCAGATTCAATATCAGAGACAAGGCCAACTTGAAATATCTAGAGACTCCTCCTATAATCCTATAATTCAAAGCCAAAATATTCCGCAGTGGAGTCAAG GTCAAGTTGTAAACGTTCAACCATTTCCTAACCCAGACAGTTCGGTTCAGAACTCGATTCATATAAAGCGCCAGGGAGATTTGCAGCTGGGAACATCCTTCCAACCATCTTCGAATAAGCAGATTCAATATCAGAGACAAGGCCACCTTGAAATATCTAGAGACTCCTCCTATAATCCCATAATTCAAAGCCAAAATATACCGCAGTGGAGTCAAGGTCAAGTTCAAGACATTCAACCAAATCGTAACACAGACAATTCGGTTCAGAACTCGATTCAAATAGAGAAACCGATTCAAATTAATCACTTCACTGAGGCTGACATTGAAACCGATGGGAAGCTTGATACG GTTGAGCTCATCAAAAAGTATGGATTTCCTGTGGAGACCCACTTCGTGACCACTGAAGATGGCTACAAGCTGTGCCTGCACCGCATGCCGCGACCAGGTGCTCAGCCCATTTTGCTGGTCCATGGCCTCATGTCCAGCTCAGCTGCCTGGGTGATGTTGGGCCCGTCAAATGGGTTAGCCTACATCCTGTATCTGCAGGGCTACGATGTCTGGATGCTGAACACGCGCGGAAATATTTACTCCAGGGAACATACGAACAAGTTTATCAGTATGATGGACTACTGGGACTTCTCCTTCCATGACATTGGTGTTAAAGATCTGCCACCGTCCATCGACTTGATCCTGGAGCGCACGAACTACCAGCAGATTCAGTACATTGGCCACTCCCAGGGATCGACCGTGTTCTTTGTAATGTGCAGCGAACTGCCTAGCTACTCCAGCAAAGTAATCATCATGCAGGCCCTCTCCCCGTCGGTGTTCATGAAGGACACTCGCAGTCCAGTGCTCAAGTTTATGGGCTTTTTCAGGGGACCTCTCACG ATGCTGCTTGTAAGACTAGGAGGCTACGCTGTCTCCATTACCACAAAGCTCATCCAGCAGTTTAGGCACCACATCTGCCCGGCCAACAAGATCACGAGTCAAATTTGCGGAGTGTTTGACTTTGTCCTATGCGGCTTCAATTGGTTTGGCTTTAATATG ACTCTGACTCCCATCATCGTTGGTCACTCTTCCCAGGGATCCTCCACCAAGCAGATCCACCACTATGCCCAGCTGCAGAAGAAGCTCAACTTCCGTCGCTACGACCTCGGTCCGACTAGAAACCTCATTCGCTACAAATCCCTTTCCCCACCATCCTATAACCTGTCGCAGACGCAGTGCAAGGTTGTACTGCATCATGGAGAAGACGATTGGCTGTCATCTGGCTCGGACGTCGCCAATCTGCAGGAACGTTTGCCCAACTGCATCGAGAGTCGGAAAGTGGAACTCAAGTTCTTTACGCACTTTGACTTTATCATATCTAAGGATGTGCGGCCCCTGGTCTACGATCGTGTTGTAAACTTGGCTGTCACCAACAAATAA
- the LOC117901386 gene encoding uncharacterized protein LOC117901386 isoform X4, whose translation MRIVYCNALFALLLLQASVIIEARDCVLCNILQHGKERLANIPRISANLSINGGLHISGGLESQSSNQPQAIQFPAREIQYPSLQRSAQRSLQVEAKIEIRHFTEADIEIDAKLKTVELIKKYGFPVETHFVTTEDGYKLCLHRMPRPGAQPILLVHGLMSSSAAFVMLGPSNGLAYILYLQGYDVWMLNTRGNIYSMEHTKKFISMKDYWDFSFHDIGVKDLPPSIDLILERTNYQQIQYIGHSQGSTVFFVMCSELPSYSSKVIIMQALSPPVFMKETRSPVLKFMSFFKGSLAVLFQQLGGYAVSLTTKLIDKFRHHICPANRLTSKICGMFDFVLCGFNWLSFNMTLTPIIIGHGSQGSATKLIHHYAQLHTKLLLHFRRYDYGPTINLIRYKSLSPPSYNLSQTQCKVVLHHGEDDWLASGSDVEKLQERLPNCIESRKVEFKSFSHFDFIISKDVRSLVYDRVVNVVVTNKIERIEPKTRQWSQVQSPNQISYQGDKAQNTLRYPDSDSSVQHTIHIRRQGDLQLGTNSNKQIQYQRQAQLEISRNSHNPIMQSQNRPQWRQVHSDNQISLDGDEAQNPQGYPESDTPVQHTIHIKRQGDLQLGTSFQPSSNKQIQYQRQGQLEISKGSYNPSQNIPQWSQGQVVNVQPFPNPDSSVQNSIHIKRQGDLQLGTSFQPSSNKQIQYQRQGHLEISRDSSYNPIIQSQNIPQWSQGQVQDIQPNRNTDNSVQNSIQIEKPIQINHFTEADIETDGKLDTVELIKKYGFPVETHFVTTEDGYKLCLHRMPRPGAQPILLVHGLMSSSAAWVMLGPSNGLAYILYLQGYDVWMLNTRGNIYSREHTNKFISMMDYWDFSFHDIGVKDLPPSIDLILERTNYQQIQYIGHSQGSTVFFVMCSELPSYSSKVIIMQALSPSVFMKDTRSPVLKFMGFFRGPLTMLLVRLGGYAVSITTKLIQQFRHHICPANKITSQICGVFDFVLCGFNWFGFNMTLTPIIVGHSSQGSSTKQIHHYAQLQKKLNFRRYDLGPTRNLIRYKSLSPPSYNLSQTQCKVVLHHGEDDWLSSGSDVANLQERLPNCIESRKVELKFFTHFDFIISKDVRPLVYDRVVNLAVTNK comes from the exons ATGCGGATCGTTTACTGTAACGCGCTGTTCGCGCTTCTACTCCTCCAGGCCAGCGTCATCATCGAGGCAAGGGATTGCGTGCTCTGCAATATTCTACAACACGGGAAGGAGCGGCTCGCAAATATTCCTCGAATATCTGCCAACCTCAGCATCAATGGGGGGCTTCACATTTCCGGAGGACTCGAGTCACAGTCCTCCAACCAGCCCCAAGCCATCCAATTTCCTGCACGGGAAATCCAATATCCAAGTTTACAGCGGTCAGCTCAGCGCTCGCTTCAAGTAGAGGCCAAGATTGAAATTAGACACTTCACTGAGGCCGACATTGAAATCGATGCGAAGCTTAAGACG GTTGAGCTCATCAAAAAGTATGGATTCCCAGTAGAGACCCACTTCGTGACCACTGAGGATGGCTACAAGCTGTGTCTGCACCGCATGCCTCGTCCGGGTGCTCAACCCATTTTGCTAGTCCATGGCCTCATGTCCAGCTCAGCTGCCTTTGTGATGTTGGGGCCGTCAAATGGGTTAGCCTACATCCTGTATCTGCAGGGCTACGATGTCTGGATGCTGAACACGCGCGGAAATATTTACTCCATGGAGCACACAAAGAAGTTTATCAGCATGAAGGACTACTGGGACTTCTCCTTCCATGACATTGGTGTTAAAGATCTGCCACCGTCCATCGACTTGATCCTGGAGCGCACGAACTACCAGCAGATTCAGTACATTGGCCACTCCCAGGGATCGACCGTGTTCTTTGTAATGTGCAGCGAACTGCCTAGCTACTCCAGCAAAGTAATCATCATGCAGGCCCTCTCCCCGCCGGTGTTCATGAAGGAGACTCGCAGTCCAGTGCTCAAGTTTATGAGCTTTTTCAAGGGATCTCTGGCG GTACTATTCCAACAACTAGGAGGCTACGCTGTCTCCCTTACCACAAAGCTCATCGACAAGTTTAGGCACCACATCTGCCCGGCCAACAGGCTCACGAGTAAAATTTGCGGAATGTTTGACTTTGTTCTATGTGGCTTCAATTGGTTAAGCTTTAATATG ACTCTGACTCCAATCATCATTGGTCACGGTTCCCAGGGATCCGCCACCAAGCTGATCCACCACTATGCCCAGCTGCACACGAAGCTCTTGCTCCACTTCCGTCGCTACGATTACGGTCCGACCATAAACCTCATTCGCTACAAATCCCTTTCCCCACCATCCTATAACCTGTCGCAGACGCAGTGCAAGGTTGTACTGCATCATGGGGAAGACGATTGGCTGGCATCTGGCTCGGACGTCGAAAAACTTCAGGAACGTTTGCCCAACTGCATCGAGAGTCGGAAAGTGGAATTCAAGAGCTTTTCACACTTCGACTTTATCATATCAAAGGATGTGCGGTCCCTGGTCTACGATCGTGTTGTAAACGTGGTTGTCACCAACAAAATTGAGCGAATTGAGCCAAAAACACGGCAGTGGAGTCAAGTGCAATCACCGAATCAGATCAGTTATCAGGGCGATAAAGCTCAAAACACTCTAAGATATCCCGACTCAGACAGCTCAGTTCAGCACACGATTCATATAAGGCGCCAGGGAGATTTGCAGCTGGGAACTAATTCGAATAAGCAGATTCAATATCAGAGACAAGCCCAACTTGAAATATCTAGAAACTCCCATAATCCAATAATGCAAAGCCAAAATAGACCGCAGTGGAGGCAAGTGCATTCAGATAATCAGATCAGTTTGGATGGCGATGAAGCTCAAAACCCTCAAGGATATCCCGAGTCAGACACGCCGGTTCAGCACACAATTCACATCAAGCGCCAGGGAGATTTGCAGCTGGGAACATCCTTCCAACCATCTTCGAATAAGCAGATTCAATATCAGAGACAAG GCCAACTTGAAATATCAAAAGGCTCCTATAATCCAAGCCAAAATATACCGCAGTGGAGTCAAGGTCAAGTTGTAAACGTTCAACCATTTCCTAACCCAGACAGTTCGGTTCAGAACTCGATTCATATAAAGCGCCAGGGAGATTTGCAGCTGGGAACATCCTTCCAACCATCTTCGAATAAGCAGATTCAATATCAGAGACAAGGCCACCTTGAAATATCTAGAGACTCCTCCTATAATCCCATAATTCAAAGCCAAAATATACCGCAGTGGAGTCAAGGTCAAGTTCAAGACATTCAACCAAATCGTAACACAGACAATTCGGTTCAGAACTCGATTCAAATAGAGAAACCGATTCAAATTAATCACTTCACTGAGGCTGACATTGAAACCGATGGGAAGCTTGATACG GTTGAGCTCATCAAAAAGTATGGATTTCCTGTGGAGACCCACTTCGTGACCACTGAAGATGGCTACAAGCTGTGCCTGCACCGCATGCCGCGACCAGGTGCTCAGCCCATTTTGCTGGTCCATGGCCTCATGTCCAGCTCAGCTGCCTGGGTGATGTTGGGCCCGTCAAATGGGTTAGCCTACATCCTGTATCTGCAGGGCTACGATGTCTGGATGCTGAACACGCGCGGAAATATTTACTCCAGGGAACATACGAACAAGTTTATCAGTATGATGGACTACTGGGACTTCTCCTTCCATGACATTGGTGTTAAAGATCTGCCACCGTCCATCGACTTGATCCTGGAGCGCACGAACTACCAGCAGATTCAGTACATTGGCCACTCCCAGGGATCGACCGTGTTCTTTGTAATGTGCAGCGAACTGCCTAGCTACTCCAGCAAAGTAATCATCATGCAGGCCCTCTCCCCGTCGGTGTTCATGAAGGACACTCGCAGTCCAGTGCTCAAGTTTATGGGCTTTTTCAGGGGACCTCTCACG ATGCTGCTTGTAAGACTAGGAGGCTACGCTGTCTCCATTACCACAAAGCTCATCCAGCAGTTTAGGCACCACATCTGCCCGGCCAACAAGATCACGAGTCAAATTTGCGGAGTGTTTGACTTTGTCCTATGCGGCTTCAATTGGTTTGGCTTTAATATG ACTCTGACTCCCATCATCGTTGGTCACTCTTCCCAGGGATCCTCCACCAAGCAGATCCACCACTATGCCCAGCTGCAGAAGAAGCTCAACTTCCGTCGCTACGACCTCGGTCCGACTAGAAACCTCATTCGCTACAAATCCCTTTCCCCACCATCCTATAACCTGTCGCAGACGCAGTGCAAGGTTGTACTGCATCATGGAGAAGACGATTGGCTGTCATCTGGCTCGGACGTCGCCAATCTGCAGGAACGTTTGCCCAACTGCATCGAGAGTCGGAAAGTGGAACTCAAGTTCTTTACGCACTTTGACTTTATCATATCTAAGGATGTGCGGCCCCTGGTCTACGATCGTGTTGTAAACTTGGCTGTCACCAACAAATAA